The nucleotide sequence CCGTTGGCGTCCCCGAGGGCGAAGCCGCCGCCGAGGGTGTTCATGCGGTTGGGCAGCAGGGATTGCGCGGGGCGCCGCATGTCATTGAACACGCGTTCCTGGTTCAGGAAATCGAGCCCGAGGTCGGCGGCCTGGTCGGCCAGCAGGCCAGCGTCGGCGGGCCGGTGCGCGCGGGCCGCGTCGGGCGGGGCGGCGTCGGCGGGTTCGGTGAAGGTGTAGCGGCGGTTGGCGGCGAGCGGGCCGGTTTGCTGGACGAGACCGCCGGGCCAGCGGATTTCGAGGTCGGCGACGGTCTCGCTGGCGCCGAGGCCAAAGTGCAGGATGGGCTCGGAGGAGGAGAGGGCACCGCGCGCCACGGTGAGCCGGCGGGTTTGGCGGCCCTGGTCGGTCAGCGCGGTTACCTGTGCGCCGACGGCCTGGGCGTTCCCGCGGGTGCCGCGCAGGGCGATGACGAGGCGGTTCCCGGCCGGGCTGTCGTTGCGGTAGAGGCTGACCGTGTCCTCATAGTTGACGTAGACGAGGTCGAGGTCGCCGTCGCGATCGAAGTCGGCGAAGACCGAGCCGAAGCTCACGCTGGCGTGGGCGAGGCCCCAGTCCTGCTGCACCTTGGTGAAGCGAAGGTTGCCGTCGTTGCGGTAGGCGAGGTTGACGTCGCGCTGCGGGGGCTGCGCCTTCATCAGGGCGATGGCCTCGCGCGGGGTCTCGAATTTCTTGATCTGGTTGAGTAGGTCGGAATCGACGAAGGGGCGCACCATGCCGTTGGTGACGTGCAGGTCGACCCAGCCGTCGTTGTCGAGGTCCTCGAAGCGGGCGGACCAGGTCCAGTCGGTGCTGCCCAGGCCGGTCATCTTGGCGATCTCGAGGAAGCGGTCGGTGCCGGAGTTCAGGAAGACGGCGTTCTTCATGTACTGGGGCGTGGGCAGGGTGTCCATGTAGTCGACCAGGCCGCCCATGTCGCCCATCGCGACCTTGGATTTGAAATGCGTGGTGCCAGCCATCTCGGCGACGAGCAGGTCGGTCAGGCCGTCATTGTTGATGTCGGCGGCGTCGGCGCCCATGGAGAACCAGGTGGTATGCGGCAGGGCGGCCGCGAGCACATCGGCGAACGTGCCGTCGCCGTTGTTCCGATAGAGGTGATCGGGGGCGCTGAAGTCGTTCGCGATGTAGAGATCGGCCCAGCCGTCATCGTTGCTGTCGAACCACGTCGCGGAATGGCCGCGTCCGGCATCCAGGGCGAGGCCGGCGCGGGCGGTGATCTCCTCGAAGGTGCCGTCGCCGCGGTTGCGGTACAGGTAATCGCGTTCGCCGTCGCCGGAACGGTCGACGTCGAGCACGTTGGTGACGACAAAGAGGTCCAGGTGGCCGTCACGGTCGTAGTCCTCGAACGCGCCGACGACGCTGCCGGAAACGAGCGCGATGCCCGCGGCGGCGGCGGCCTCGCGGAAGCGGCCGTGGCCATCATTGAGATAAAGCAGGTTGGGGGCGTTGAACCGGCAGACGTAGAGGTCGAGGTCGCCGTCGTTGTCGATATCGGCGAGGGTGGATCCCGTCTTCCAGCCGATGCCGTCGGCGGCGGCCGGCCCGGCGACGCCCGCGGCGGCCGTGATGTCGATGAACTTGAACGGCGCCACCTGGCGGAAGAGCTGGCTCGGCTTCGTCTTGTTGGCCACGAAGAGGTCGGTCAGTCCATCGCCATCGATGTCGCCGGCGGCCAGGCCGCTGCCGATGGCGCCCCCTTGGAACTCGGTGTAGCGCGCGCCCCACATCGCGGGGTCGTCATAGGGATTCTCCACCGCCAGGCCGGATTCGGCGGCGGGGATCGCCGTGAAGGTCATCTTGGCGGAGCCGCCGCTTCGCGCGGCCAAGGGCTCGCCGGACGGCGGGGGTGTCGCGAGGGCGGCAAAGCCGGACAATGCGGCGGTGAGGACAAGGCACGGGAGGAACGCGGAACCTTTCATAGAGGCAGGGAGGGTTGGTGGGGTCGCGCCGGCGGGAGACGCATGGCGCAGCCGGATTATCGCCGATGCCGGCGGGCGGCGGCTGCGCAGAATTTGGTCAGGGGCGTGCAGACCTTGAGGGCGGTTCACCCCGCTGGGGCGGCACTTCATCCCTGCGCCCCTCGGGCGCCGGTCCGCGCCAGCGTAACACGGGGGAAATTTATTTTTCGCCTGCCGCCAGTTGCACCCTGAGTATGGCCGGCTCACCGGTGGGCAGACGACAGACGAAATTTTCGCACACGTACGCCATCGGTGCACCGGCGGGATCGTCCGGGAGTGCGCGGATGAACTCGACCCGGGACTCCAGGTAAGCCCGGCTCACCCGGTCAATACGGACCAGCACTCGGCGCGGCAGATAGCGCCGCCAGACTTCCCGCACCAGGTCCGCGGTGCCGGGTTGGCCGGGTTCGCCCTGGATGAGAATCTGTTGGGGCGTACCTTCCAGCCAGCCGATCGCAGCGAGCATCTGGGGCAGGGAGAAAGGGGCCTGCGCGAGCTGCGCGGAAAAGGCGCGGGCGGTCCGCGCCGCCCGCGCGTGCCAGTCGGGCCGGTGCAACAGGGCGGCCAGACGGGCGAGGTTGCGGATCGCGACCGAGTTGGGCGAGGGCTCGGCACCATCGTCGCTGACCTTGAGTCGCAGCAACACGTCGTCGGCCCCGGCGGTGCTGGCAAAATAACCGCCGTCGGTCTCGTCCCAGAACAGCTGATCTTGGATGTCCTGCAACTCCGCCGCCCAGGCCAGCGTGGGGGCGTCGAAGGTGGCCTCATACAGGTCGAGCAAGCCCTGGATCAGGAAGGCGTAGTCCTCGGCAAAGCCGCGCCCGTCCGGGCGTCCAGCCCGGTAACAGTGCGCGAGCCGGCCGGTCGCGGGGTCACGGAGCTGGTTGTGCAGGAAGGTGGCGGCGCGCGCCGCGGTGGCGGCGTGTTCGGGCGCATCCAGCACCTGCGCCGCACGGGCGAAGGCGGATATCATCAGGCCGTTCCATGCGGTGACAATCTTGTCGTCGCGCAGCGGACGCGGACGGGCCGCGCGATGGGTGCGGAGGGCGTCGCGGGCGCGATCGAGCACGGCCTGCACCTCGGCCTCGCGCCGTTCAAAGTGTCGCGCGACGGCGGCCATGGGCTGGGCGCGGTACAGCACGTTCCAGCCGGCCGGGGCGGGGTCGGTCCCCGCGGTCAGGTTGCCCTCCGGCTGCAGACCATAGGCATAGGCGAAAAGGGCGGCGTCGCCGGGTCCGAGAACCTCGGTGAGTTCGGCCATGGTCCAGGCGTAGAAGGCGCCCTCCGCGTGTCCGCCCGGTTGGTCGGGGGCGGCGCTCTCGGCGTCCTCCGCGGTGTAGAAGCCGCCCTCCGGGGCGGTGAGCCGCTCGCGCACGTAGCCGAGCGTGTCCACGGCGGTGTCCCGAAAGGTCGGATCCGCGGTCAGTTGCGAGGCCGTGAGGAATACGCCGGCCAGCTGGGCCTGGTCATAGAGCATCTTCTCGAAGTGGGGGATGCGCCAGGCCGCGTCGACGGCGTAGCGGTGGAAGCCGCCGCCCAGCTGGTCGTGAATGCCGCCGGCCGCGAGCGCGTGCAGCGAGCGCGTGGCCAGGTTCCGCGCCTGTTGGCGTCGCGCGGGATCGGCGGCGGTGGCGGCCTCATCCAGGAGGAAATCGAGCATCACAGGATTGGGAAACTTCGGCGCGCCTTCGAAGCCGCCGTGCACCGGGTCAAAGGCGGCCTGCGCGGCAGCCAAGCCCCGCCCGCGCAGCTCCGCCACGGGCAGCTGCCCCGCTCCGGCGCTCAGGCGGGATTCCGTGACCAACGCCTGCCACACGGTTGCGGCCTGCGTGGTGAGCTTGTCGGGCGCCTGCTGCCACAGATCCGCCAGGCGGGTGGAGATGTCTCGCAGGGCTGGCAGACCCGCGTCGCGATCCCGGGGAAAATAGGTGCCGCCGAACAGCGGCTTGAGTTCCGGGGAGAGCCAGACCGTCAGCGGCCAGCCGCCGGCGCCGGTGGTGGCTTGCACAAAGGTCTGGTACACCCGGTCCACATCGGGCCGTTCCTCGCGGTCGACCTTGATGCAGATGAAATGGGCATTGAGCAGCGCGGCGGTCGCGGGATCGGCGAAGGACTCGCGGGCCATCACGTGGCACCAGTGGCAGGTGGAGTAGCCGACCGACAGGAAGATCAGTTTGTTTTCCGCGCGCGCCCGCGCGAAGGCCTCGGGGCCCCACGGATACCAGTCCACCGGCTGCGACGCGTGTTGCAGGAGGTAGGGCGAATTTTCGTGCCGGAGCCGGTTGCCGGACTCCTCGGCGGCGGTCAGCCGCATGACGAGCAGCAGCGCCGTGGTGCAGAGAATGAAAACACGGATCGGCATGGGGGATGCCGTCCTACTTCAGCGCGGAAGCGGGTCGATGCAAGGGTGCGCGCCGCGAAAACAAGATACGCCCAACACTCGCCAACGCGGGCCGAGGCGCGCGCCCGTTTCTGGGGCGAAGCGCAGTGAAAACGGGGCGAGTTGCCGGGGTCGTCATGCGATCAACAATAACTGCGGAGCGACGGGTCAAAAAATCTGCAATCATGCCTCATTGCCATGCCCCTGAACGATCACCCCTGCCGTGCGCCCAACCGTGCGTAATATGCCGAAGACCGTGCTCCGGGCCGGCCTCGGGGTCACCGCCCTCGCGGCGATCGTGGTGGCGGTGCTTTTCGTGCGCAGCCATTACGCGGCGGAGTCCACGCCCGCGCTGCGCGGCGAGCGGATCGCACGCGAGCAGGGTTGTTTTGCCTGTCACGGGCCGGATGGAAAGGGCGGGGTGGCCGATCCCGGCGCCCGCGGCGGGGTCGTTCCCGGCTGGGACGGTCGGACGGTCGCCACGTATGCCCTCAATGAGGCGGAGGTGGTCGAGTGGATCCTCGAGGGCCGGCCGGCGCGGCTGAAGGACGTCGACCTGCACACGGGACGCAAACCGCTGTTGCCGATGCCCGCCTACCGCGACCGGATGTCGGCGGGCCAGCTGGACGATTTGATGGCCTACTTCCGGGCGGTCTCGGCGTTCGACACCAACATCCCCGCGCTCGCCTACGAGGGGATGGTCGAATCGGAGAAGTATGGCTGCTTCGCCTGCCACGGTCCTGGCGGCGTCGGTGGCGCGCCGAATCCCGGCAGTTTCAAGGGCCACATCCCCGCCTGGGATGGCGCCGAATACGCGGAGATTGTCCGCGACGAGGGTGAGCTGCGCGAGTGGATCCTGGACGGTCATCCGCGGCGCCTGTGGGACAACCCGGCGGCGCGTCATTTCCTCGAGGGCCAGCTGGTGCAGATGCCCGTCTACCGGCGCGTGATCTCCGATGACCAGCTCGCTAAGATCATGGGCTACGTCCAGTGGCGCCGTACCGAGCGTCCGGCTGCCGAGCGGCACGATCCGGCGCGGCCGACGTTTCCTCCCGAGACCGGCCGGCCGGCCTCCCCGGTGTACCGGTCGCCGCTGCATATCGTGCTTTCCCCCGACGGCCGGCAGGCCTGCGTGGTCAACTACACCGCCAACCTGCTTACCCTGCTCGATGTGCGTTCCCGGCAGGTGATTGCGGAAATTCCGGTCGGCGAACGCCCCACGCAGGCGCGGTATGCGCCCGACGGGCGCACGCTGTATGTGAGCTGCACGTGGGGCGGGAAGATTGATGTGGTGGACCTCGCCGAGCGGCGCGTGGTGCGGTCGTTGACCGCCGGCCACGAGCCCTGCGGCCTGACGGTCTCGGCGGATGGCCGCCGCCTCTATGTCACCAACGTCGTTTCCAGCACGGTATCGATCCTGGATACGGAGACCGGCCAGACCGTGCACGAGACCCCGGTCGGCGCGCAGCCACGTTTTGCGACGCTCACGCCCGACGGCGCGCGGCTGGCGGTCTCGAATGGGTTGTCCCCGTGGGTTTCGATCCTGGACGCTCGGGACGGACGGGAGACCGGCCGGTACGACATGGGCCGGGCGTCCATGCTGCGCGAGATCGTGTGCAGCCCGGATGGCCGCTGGGCCTTCCTGACCAACCTAGTTTCCCACAACGAGGTGCCGACCGTGCAGATGGAACGGGGCTGGATCAATTCCAACGGCTTCACCGTGCTGGACCTGGCGGAGCCGGGCCGGCGGGTCACGCTGTTGCTCGACCAATTGCTCTCCGGCGCCACGAATCCGAGCGGGCTCGTGCTGTCAGCCGATGCCCGCAAACTCTACGTGAGCCTGGCGGGCATCCATGAGATCGCGATCGTCGATGTGCCCGCGGCGCTGGCGCTGGCGGCCGCCACGCGCACGCCCACCGAGATCCAGCTGCTGGAGGAGGACGTCGAGATCCTGCACCGCCGCGGGATAGCCCGGCGCCTGCCCGCCGGCGGGCTGGGGCCGCGTTCGCTCGCGTTGAGCGAAGCCACCGGCGAATTGTGGGTGGCCAACTATTTCAGCGATACGATCACGGTGCTCGAC is from Lacunisphaera limnophila and encodes:
- a CDS encoding c-type cytochrome produces the protein MPKTVLRAGLGVTALAAIVVAVLFVRSHYAAESTPALRGERIAREQGCFACHGPDGKGGVADPGARGGVVPGWDGRTVATYALNEAEVVEWILEGRPARLKDVDLHTGRKPLLPMPAYRDRMSAGQLDDLMAYFRAVSAFDTNIPALAYEGMVESEKYGCFACHGPGGVGGAPNPGSFKGHIPAWDGAEYAEIVRDEGELREWILDGHPRRLWDNPAARHFLEGQLVQMPVYRRVISDDQLAKIMGYVQWRRTERPAAERHDPARPTFPPETGRPASPVYRSPLHIVLSPDGRQACVVNYTANLLTLLDVRSRQVIAEIPVGERPTQARYAPDGRTLYVSCTWGGKIDVVDLAERRVVRSLTAGHEPCGLTVSADGRRLYVTNVVSSTVSILDTETGQTVHETPVGAQPRFATLTPDGARLAVSNGLSPWVSILDARDGRETGRYDMGRASMLREIVCSPDGRWAFLTNLVSHNEVPTVQMERGWINSNGFTVLDLAEPGRRVTLLLDQLLSGATNPSGLVLSADARKLYVSLAGIHEIAIVDVPAALALAAATRTPTEIQLLEEDVEILHRRGIARRLPAGGLGPRSLALSEATGELWVANYFSDTITVLDAETGAQRAEIALGPVQAMSTWREGELMANDGRITYQNWISCTSCHQEDTSSDGLNWDLANDGLGNAKNNKSLQDTHFSPPAMWSGVRADVADGVGAGERFQGFVPMAHVQGPITEYLSHPDRAPSPYRHDDPVILERGKKLFAAAGCDVCHPAPFYTDLKFHDLGFGTPNDFRSRFDTPSLKSTYRTAPYLHDGRAADLRTLFTEHNPDDLHGRTRGFSRQELDDLIAYVRTL
- a CDS encoding FG-GAP-like repeat-containing protein, coding for MKGSAFLPCLVLTAALSGFAALATPPPSGEPLAARSGGSAKMTFTAIPAAESGLAVENPYDDPAMWGARYTEFQGGAIGSGLAAGDIDGDGLTDLFVANKTKPSQLFRQVAPFKFIDITAAAGVAGPAAADGIGWKTGSTLADIDNDGDLDLYVCRFNAPNLLYLNDGHGRFREAAAAAGIALVSGSVVGAFEDYDRDGHLDLFVVTNVLDVDRSGDGERDYLYRNRGDGTFEEITARAGLALDAGRGHSATWFDSNDDGWADLYIANDFSAPDHLYRNNGDGTFADVLAAALPHTTWFSMGADAADINNDGLTDLLVAEMAGTTHFKSKVAMGDMGGLVDYMDTLPTPQYMKNAVFLNSGTDRFLEIAKMTGLGSTDWTWSARFEDLDNDGWVDLHVTNGMVRPFVDSDLLNQIKKFETPREAIALMKAQPPQRDVNLAYRNDGNLRFTKVQQDWGLAHASVSFGSVFADFDRDGDLDLVYVNYEDTVSLYRNDSPAGNRLVIALRGTRGNAQAVGAQVTALTDQGRQTRRLTVARGALSSSEPILHFGLGASETVADLEIRWPGGLVQQTGPLAANRRYTFTEPADAAPPDAARAHRPADAGLLADQAADLGLDFLNQERVFNDMRRPAQSLLPNRMNTLGGGFALGDANGDGHTDVFFCGAAGQASGLYLNDGTGRFRRSRQQQPWDDTIEREAMAAVFLDVDRNGTMDLIVTAGSTEPDKDSDLLRSRLYLNKGHARFTAAGAAQFPAPAVSSSVVAAGDYDRDGDLDVFIGGRVVPGEYPRTPPSVLLENRDGAFVDVTDTVCPALRQAGLVTSALWTDADADGHVDLLLAGEWMPLRLFHNEGRGAFSETTEAAGLAKLTGWWNSLTAADVNHDGHLDYIAGNQGLNSKYHASEARPTSIYYGDFEGNGRYEIVESEYEGDRLYPVRGRSCSSRAMPSLRTKFPTFRDFGAALLPEIYPTEKLSESLQLHATELASGVFLNDGHGRYTFRAFPRLAQTSPIFGTAAADFNGDGWLDIVAVQNFHGPQVETGRYDGGISLLLIGDGQGGFRAAPAQESGIALAGEGRSVALADWDQDGRPGLLITRTNATVMALNPRTAPNGRSFRVELTGQPGNPAGIGGRVTAHYAEGRAQVIELAAGSGYLSQSEPVAFFCYAPGQSPTRLEVVWPDGTRTTHACPPGTIRLTLKPTD
- a CDS encoding thioredoxin domain-containing protein; translation: MPIRVFILCTTALLLVMRLTAAEESGNRLRHENSPYLLQHASQPVDWYPWGPEAFARARAENKLIFLSVGYSTCHWCHVMARESFADPATAALLNAHFICIKVDREERPDVDRVYQTFVQATTGAGGWPLTVWLSPELKPLFGGTYFPRDRDAGLPALRDISTRLADLWQQAPDKLTTQAATVWQALVTESRLSAGAGQLPVAELRGRGLAAAQAAFDPVHGGFEGAPKFPNPVMLDFLLDEAATAADPARRQQARNLATRSLHALAAGGIHDQLGGGFHRYAVDAAWRIPHFEKMLYDQAQLAGVFLTASQLTADPTFRDTAVDTLGYVRERLTAPEGGFYTAEDAESAAPDQPGGHAEGAFYAWTMAELTEVLGPGDAALFAYAYGLQPEGNLTAGTDPAPAGWNVLYRAQPMAAVARHFERREAEVQAVLDRARDALRTHRAARPRPLRDDKIVTAWNGLMISAFARAAQVLDAPEHAATAARAATFLHNQLRDPATGRLAHCYRAGRPDGRGFAEDYAFLIQGLLDLYEATFDAPTLAWAAELQDIQDQLFWDETDGGYFASTAGADDVLLRLKVSDDGAEPSPNSVAIRNLARLAALLHRPDWHARAARTARAFSAQLAQAPFSLPQMLAAIGWLEGTPQQILIQGEPGQPGTADLVREVWRRYLPRRVLVRIDRVSRAYLESRVEFIRALPDDPAGAPMAYVCENFVCRLPTGEPAILRVQLAAGEK